Within Manduca sexta isolate Smith_Timp_Sample1 unplaced genomic scaffold, JHU_Msex_v1.0 HiC_scaffold_1569, whole genome shotgun sequence, the genomic segment TATATTCgcctggatagtgaccaccataaacaagttgttaaaacccgtcatagcgGCCAAAGAATGTAGCATTCCGACATGAATCTGTGtaggtttcaaacaggccggcataataatgtcgactggcAAAACATAATCATTTCGCTTCAGTCGACATTAACCTACCTATCTTAGCCCTATCCGGCTAACCATTAAGTGCAATGTAGCTACATTGTcgtataaaaaagaagaaaacctaattcacaattatatttagactactataaattctttattacaaCCTCACTCAGCATAATAGTTGGCTTGAACTCCTgtatatttaccatcaggtctGTATGTAAATAGAACTCTAAGTTTATCCCCATTTATTAAGCCACAACTAAATGGTATCTAGATAGCCTAGAGCTAATTGCTATCACATTTATTCTAATTATCGCCTCAGCCACTTGGCGACTTGCCCGCTGACGATACAGCGACTGGCCAAGTACTGCTGGAAAAACgcttttatagtaattatttttccttttaaaccGGGTCAAATACGTTTGAAATGTGCGCAAAGTATTTTGAACCTTAATGCAGTCGGGTATAATAACGGTGAGGATCAACTGGAGATTATGATccgttgtattataaaatatataataatttaaaactatcgTTGTATTATCCgtgtatttgctggtggtaagatatattttatatccgcccggatagcgaccgcaaTACATAagaaaggtgttaaaaccgccatagttgcccacgtaagaTCGGttcccgggatcagcctgtgtatatccggtttcaacagaccggcataattctgtcgactaccaaggggtaatcatctctcgtcagtcgacattctactgaccccactccacttaccatcagatgcagtcgCGTCACTATTCCATGaccgtaaaataataataataattagtgatattattgttaaaaccaTGTCAAGCCGTTTATATGTTACTTCAGAAGCGCCTATTTATAGTAAAAGATCAACATCACCCTCATTTGATATAACAATTGCTCCAACTGCCTTGTAGGTCGAACTGACAAACTCGAAACATAAACACGCCAGTCCAATACAATTTGAAACgtaaccaaacaaaataaagttcCAAAACCTAAAATCCACATATTTATCCCAAATCCAATATTAAGGTAAAAGTTCCCTAAAACGTCGAGTGTCCCGGGGGGACAAAGTAATTTTTCATACTTCCCAGTATTAATAATTGCGAGATCATATAATAAAGCAGGTAGATTTTAACGCAGATTACGCGTAATAACAGCGTAATAAATATCCCGAAGGCACTCCGGGCAGGCCCTCGAGTTAGTGCCCGAAACGGGGAGGTGCCCCAAGGACTGGGGATCGGCGGGGTTAAAGAAAAAGCCATAAAACCCTTAAAAgaattatacttacattaattttatttaaattaaaaattaagtgatgagttgtgataaaaaaatatttttacaggcaAAGGGAACGTAAGAAAACAGCCTAGATTGTGGAATTctattaatgaattaaaatatgtaacctTCTTTAAAAGTATCATACACATAAATTTTATCACATATACTGCACAGCACCCgaatcaaaataagttaaattcCACTCCATtcagaaataaaactactaaagagtaacaattttatttcgcaAATTACAGCTCCGCTGCAGCCTCCCTCTTACGTCACAAGCTACCTCAGGCCGGGCAACACGATAATTTACCTCGTAATTAGCACTCTTtcgcattcaaacaaaaatgtcCGCATTATTCCCACTGTTCGagtaatcttttttatttattacaaaccgACCACTTTGTCTAAATGAGAATCTCTTGACCCGTTTAATTTTGCTAATTTTGTTACGCTTTATTTATAAGTCGTGATAAAATGGCTCGCCTAAAACTGTGGTGAAACAAAGGCTATGCTGATGCGTGTCCGGACAATGGACGGCCCATAACTCAGTCGCTAATACACACGATATTTATGGTATGAAAGATACCGATAAATTTACTTGAAGGCCATAGAGTCACTgaagaagtatttatttttcatcctggctaaaaatataataggtatcTCTTGACATGATGAATAGCACTATTTTTTGTCAATGTAATGTATTGTGGGGTAATCTTAAATGTCATACTTATAACCACCCgcattataataaatcagtCTTGAGTTAACCGCAATCGCAGTTTCATTGTGTAATTACAGTCAATATATAtcctttcataatattattataaaacaagtcaAGTCTGTCTGAACACGATTAAGCTttaaaactaccgaacggattttaatgaaattcggtaaggagataatttgagactgggaaggatataggctattttcttgggaaaatatatatagcggACTTTTATCCGAGTAATAATCTTTCACGAGGGCGAAACCGCGAGAAAACACTAgtatcctttttttatttgtctttataATATTCGATCGGAATTTTTCCAATTTCGTTGACTATCTCATAGCTGTGTTTTGAAGTATATCAAATTTATACACTCTAGTGTGGTCACTTAGCCATCCAGAATAAAGCAACATATCACGATATTACACAGTCAAAactgtaaaaaatttaaaactcaatTTGTTCGCACAAAGAAGGGCTTATAAATACACTTTTAAATTATCTACGGACCAGAACATCACCTGatacagtttgtttttaaagtataaattatttaaaggaaCGCGGAGAATATGAAATACTTTGCGGCTGTTggttatattaaactatttgtaaGTAACTAAGTGGCTTTATTGCTTTCATATAGCGATTATCTGTCGGTAACTTCCTTGCTTGTGATATATAATAAGATGCCTATCTTTGGCCCTTAAACGCCgttaggctcgctccctatcacttAGTCGACAGTAGGTGGTCTAATTGCGCTTCTGCTTACCCTTTTGGGCACAAAAAGTATGAGTTTGAGTTTGTGTATATGACATTATGCTGTGATCATATTAGATAAtccgttttttattatattttgtgaaagTTCTCCGTCAAAATATAACAGTTATCAAATGAGAAATGATGCTGATTAATAcgcttaataataaattggcaTCGAATAAGTGTAGTCCATATTAGCTATTTATTGCGTTAAATGGGAAGTAACATTCACTTGATTATGAAATAGGATAAAATAgcacaataaaacataatgtaaatgttaaaacatTAATGTCACTTTATTACGtgttaaagttataaaacactagagacaaacaataaaacaacatctTAATGAGCCTTAAAGCGAAATAATAGTGGAAGTTAAAGTTCAACTGCTGCGAGGCAACAAGCATCCCGGAAGTGAGATCGTTTGCCGCATCTTATGGATCATAAGAACATATTAGTAACATTTAGTAACGGAACTATTTGCCGAATACGTTAAATGGTTAGTAAGCTTCTAAAATTGGCAAATTGAAAATAGCCTATTATAATTTcaggatatttaaaatgtttgcgaAGATATTGCTTAAAGaggtaaatgttttaatttaagactattttgttaatttaagatAACACTACTCGACATATTGTGTCCGGAAGTTTTggaatatcaataaataaatatttttttaatttattgtgcaATTGCATTTTATCTCTACGATAATGCAACTTAAGATTTATGATCAATGCATTTGATTTAGAGTAAAGAGACACCGCAACACAGATAAAAgaataaacaacataaataatagataaaataatttattaatttaaatacaatttacttaCATACTGCAGATCAAACAAAAATGTCCAAGCACTTAGAAGCTAGTTTTGCCAAAGATGAAGTTGCCCGGTGCGTTCATGTCCTCAGCGGAGAAGTACTCCTTGAAGAGACCCTGGAACTCGGCCCAGGAGACGGATGCTTTGCCCGAAGACATCTTCTGGAAAGCAGCGACAGCCTCGGCCTTGTTCAGCCCGAAGGAGGCATAGACAGAGGAGAACTCCTCGCTGTCAATGGAGCCATCATTGCTGGCGTCCTCCAGTTGGAAGATGAACTTGCAGTAAACGTTCTGCCAGTCAGCAGGGTTGCTGGAGTAGTTGTCCCACAGCGCAATCCACTCTCGTCCTTAGGACACTTTGACTGTCGTTGTCGGTATCGGCTTTGCTTAATCCTTCCCAAACCTGGTTAAGCGCATTTTCTACCTCTTTGTATTTAGCGTCGCCGGCCTTCCAGCCTCTCATCTGCGATATTCTTGAAATGGCCAGTTCGAAGTCTTTCTTATCGATGGTACCACTTCCATTGGTGTCAAAGAAAGCGGTGAAGACGTGGAGGAGCTTCTTCTTTCTGAAGTCGGAAACCATGGTTGCTGTTTCAAGTTTAACTGATGACTTGTCGGCGGGCCAGTTAGTTTATATAGTTAGCCATGTTGATAGTGGTTATCAGTGATTTTCTCAGACACCACGGTAAATAATGACGCAAGTCTGATATCAAGCCACTGTGACTGCATTGCAGATTTCTGGATAGCGTGTGTCATTTTACAATTGTCTGCATTGACCACGCAAAAATTATCCATGttgataaaactaattaatgattcgtattatattactagctttggctcgcagCTCCTCCCGTGTCAGAGTtgtatggaataaaatataactgtgCTGTTTTATTGTTgctgtttggatgtttgtttgttacaagtacagtacaagtaaacgcagtaaaaatttaatagatTTCGTGATATCTAGCACACGGAAagactatgtcctggattaagacataggctaattttatctaatttgCTCCTTTGGGAAATAAGATAGAattttttatcagattttttaaaaaatgtcagCTTGGTTATGTAGTTGTTTTGTAGACAATAATAGATGATCCATCTATACATACTACACCCGATCTACCTTAGTAAAAGGATAATACATCCTACATTAAGTCTAGTGGCAAAGaattttataagataataaaataccCACTTCAAAAATCTTAACGCTGATTAGCGGGTGCTGCAATGCATTACCTACATCAGATGCTATTTTAGATACGACGCATTTTGTACATGATTTGCTGACATATCAGAGGAACAATTTTTCGAATATTCGTCCCCAAAGTGAGTTACATCCTATATAACTGTGTTCAGTAAGTCCCATATAAGGCTGACTGTTCAATGAATGCACAAACGTAACCACTAGGTTTAAATTAGAAGCATGAAAATATGGAATACGATTCCTTAAATAAGTTAAGTGACCATTAcaaagagtatttttttaattaatcctcTAAATTCATGTCCTACAGGGTTGAAATAGGGGATTAAACTTTATATGAAAATCAAATTActcaaccgattttgaaaaatcttttacttAATGGACGCTATATTTGCCCTAAATTCTATATGCTACATTCCATtttctttttatcccgggatgAAGCATGAACTAGTGTAGAGGACTTTGAAATAAACGCATTTACGATTCTTATcggtgttatttatattattattttccttttctttaatgtctaacattcgttaacataagaaatcttcaTGTAGAGCAgtgcagaaaattaaaatatattaaatatatatattatatgtgtttgaaatattattattttaaattcgtcGGTTGAATTTCGGCCGCTAGACTacatataatctatactattatataaagctgaagagtttgtttatttgtttgtttgtttgtttgtttgaacgcgctaatctcaggaactaccggtccaaactgaaaaattatttttgtgttggatagccctatgttcgtggagtgctataggctatatatcatcacgctatacccaataggagcggagcagtaatgcctaatctcaggaactaccggtccgaactgaaaaattctttttgcgttggatagccctttgttcgtggagtgctataggctatatatcatcacgctatacccaataggagcggagcagtaatggctcatctcaggaactaccggtccaaactgaaaaattatttttgcgttggatagccttttgttcgtggagtgctataggctatatatcatcacgctatacccaataggagcagagcagtaatggctaatctcaggaactaccggttggaactaaaaatcattttgtattggatagccctttgttcgtgaagtgctataggctatatatcatcacgctatgactaataggagcagagcagtaatggctaatctcagaaactaggagtttgaactgaataattctttttgtgttggacagccctttgttcctggaatgctataggctatatatatcgtcacgctatgaccaataggagcggagcagtaatgaaacatgatgcaaaaacggggacaatttattagttttgagagcttctgttgcgtgcgctgcgtaaacggttaaagttatgcaacaataatttatgacgggattgttcctcttaaaagttctacaaaaatatatcataaaacaaagtccccactgCATCGGTCTTCCCGAACGTgtgaaactcaaaaactacccaacgtattaggataaaatttggtatggagacagtttgagaccctgggaagaacataggctcccggaaaatataaagcgtgacttttataacggaaaactttaacccgaaaactttataacgcgggcggagccgcgggcaaaagctagtataatataaaagagtAAAATCCGAGCTTCaatttgaaaaaacaaaataatccttCAGTCCTGCTAGTttggtaataattatatattagtaaagaatCATTGAAAGCGTTCTGACTTTTGACGGAAGTACAAATGACGCAATCTTGCGCCACTGTCTATCTGTTCCCAAAAggtgtttgattatttttacatattatttactagaatcTATAATCAGTTGCGCACACTGATATTTACCAGATaacatctatctatatattattaactgtCTTTTCGTTTAGCTGTTTATTAGAAGTGATGTAGTGATTGAAGGTAGAGTTatctctttttatttatctatttttaattaaatattattattatctgtatttttattgctttagtatacaaacgagcaagcggtctgatggtaagcagcatctgaCGCACATGGACTGTATATTACCGACCGAGAATGTATGTTCCGGGaattttctatttaaacttataattattttttacaggtATCAGTGGTTCATCAGTCTTggtctataaataaatagatagaaGTAATGTCTGTACTGTTCGCATATCTGTAGGAAATAATATAGTGGGAATGTGAGATAATTAACTTAAAGGCAGTCCAATAGACGGAATGTGTTTTTCTTTAGCTGTCGGAGTTAGATTACAGACTGATTAATGTTAGTAAATAGGCGATTGCTGGTGGCACGccatattttgtatccgcccggatagcgaccaccgtacacaaggtgtggGTAACACCTTTACACCTTGTCGTTACACCACCTTTTTACCATATATAAATTGGTTGCTGTCCTTCCAAGCATCAATCAGCCAtgtatgctggtggtaggatattgtatccacccggatagcgaccgccgtacacaaggtgttatacGGCATAGTCGCCCACGCAAATGTCGCATTCTAGGATTagcctgtgtaaatccggttaaaataggccggcataattttgtctaCGTGCGAGGGATTacacccctcgtcagtcgacactccaTCTAGCTCTCACTACACTCACCATCAGACGCAGTGGGATTTTTTTACGGTGCGCGTATTAAAAACGTCATACTAGCTTAAAGTgagattaaattatatattttttggtaaaattacTTTCATATATAGACACCGTGCGTAAtctgttttgttatttctatatatttccgggtaatatattatcttgataagcataattatttaatatatttatctatttaataatgttatttatcgcTTCATTTTTAATAGATACTAATTACCAACTAGATAgctattttctaataaaaacgcAACGTACTAGCTCATTCTAATGACTCGCGTCCCAGTGTCAGACGGTATACTCCCAGGTTGATAAtccggcataattctggcgactgTCAAAAGGACGTAAGCCATAAGCGCAGCCATGATTCTTTGATGTAACGTGGCTGTTTATAGATTCTATCAGATGAGAAACAATGCATCGTAAATCGTTGAGTTGGTAAGAATTTATATCTACGAGCATGGCAGAGTGACTCCacagcatctgatggtaagtggagccgcgttcaatagaatgtcgaccgacAAGAGATAATTACCCCTCGACTGACGCagcaattatgtcggcctgtttgaaccgtaTATATACGggcttatcccggaacgcgacgcgcTTACGTagtccactatggcgggtatcACTTTCTGAGCGGTGGTCGCGATCCGGGTGGATACAAATAACCTACCAACAAGTTGGCACCGtgtcttaaatattatgttgattagAAGTCGTTAAGCCCCAAGTGTGTATTACAcatcttacatttttcgtttaatgataaacataattttatccgttatcaataattacttttataattaagtaattaaaggatttatataatgtaatatatcttCAGTTTGGTCTATCTGACGCAATTAAACTGCATATCTGATAAGGCCCGGCGTACAATTCAGGTCTTGCAATAACAATGTGTATTCAAATGAGTAAGAAAAATTATGTTGCTAGGTGCCATTGGCAGCAGGAGCGGTCATGGACAACAGCTTAGACACTTCCATCTAATGTGTCCTGCAGCCGTCCAGAAAATCGAATGGGACCACcacggagttttagttggtatccCTGCTTAGGATGTATACAGTTTTAAGGTTGCCACCCGACGGTTGCCTGACGATTACCATCTTTCCGG encodes:
- the LOC115446221 gene encoding LOW QUALITY PROTEIN: calexcitin-2 (The sequence of the model RefSeq protein was modified relative to this genomic sequence to represent the inferred CDS: deleted 1 base in 1 codon), with product MVSDFRKKKLLHVFTAFFDTNGSGTIDKKDFELAISRISQMRGWKAGDAKYKEVENALNQVWEGLSKADTDNDSQSVLRTEWIALWDNYSSNPADWQNVYCKFIFQLEDASNDGSIDSEEFSSVYASFGLNKAEAVAAFQKMSSGKASVSWAEFQGLFKEYFSAEDMNAPGNFIFGKTSF